The region AATCACATATAAAACCAGCATACCCCTCCTGTTCTTAGGAGGGAGCAAGGGGAGGAAATCATGGAACAACGATTAACATTGATCACTTTAGGGGTAAAGAACCTGCAGCGGTCCAGAGAATTTTATCAAAACGTGTTTGGCTGGCAGCCAAACGAAACGGACTCTGAAAGTATAGTTTTCTTTCAGTTGAACGGCCTACAGCTGGCCCTCTTCCCGCAGGAATCGTTGGCCGATGATGCGGGGGTTTCTTCGGAAGGAAGTGGCTTTAAGAAATTCTCCTTGGCTTATAATGTGCGCTCGGAGCAGGAGGTAGACGAGTTGGTGGCGCAGCTGGAACAGAATGGCGCTACCGTGGTAAAGCGCCCGGAGAAAGTTTTCTGGGGCGGCTACAGCAGCTACATTTCCGATCCGGATGATAACCTGTGGGAGATCGCTTACAACCCGTTTTTGCTCCCCGATGAGCCAAAAGGGCAAAGGCATACTTCTATACATTAGGTCTGGGTATGTATGCAGAAGTTAATCAGAGTCGGATGGGTCGTCGCTGCTTTGCTGGTCGGGGTAAATCTAATACTTGATAAGGTATATATTACCACTGGCCCTTCAGTTGTAATCTTAGCTGTGGATACTTTTGTACAGCTACTGATGCTACTAGCCCTAGGGAGCATCCTTGCTGCACTTGTAGCTGCTATACCTTTTAGAGGCAGAGGCTACAGTGGCCGGTATAAAGTTATGCTGCCTTATGCAGTAGCACTTACAGCTGGTCTGATGAATGTAATGATGCTCATCCTGATTAATCCGTAATATCTTACTTCTGTCATCCTGAAAGGATCTTGTTAGCGAGTCGCCAAAATTTTAGCCCTCCGAACCACGATTCTTCCAGAATGACAAAAAGGTAAATTCACTCATTCACTCATTCAACATCTCCCCCGTGCAAACCTTTCTGGAGCTAACGGCCAAATACGTTTACGAGAAGTATAAAGAGGACATCAGCGAGCTGTGCGTGGTGCTGCCATCCAGGCGAGCGAGCTTCTTCTTTAAAACCGCGCTGGCGCAGGCAGCGCCCGAGCCGATCTGGTCGCCGGAGGTGTATGCCATGGAGGATTTTATCCGCAGCCTCTCCAAAACCGAGGTGCTGGAGCCGATAAACCTGCAGCTGGAGCTGTTCGACCTCATGCGTGAGCAGGACCCCAAGCTCGACTTCGACAATTTCGTGACCTGGGCCGGTACCCTGCTGGAGGACTTCAGCCGGATAGACCAGAACCTGGTGGACACGAAGAAGCTGTTTGAGTACTTGGGCGAGGCGAAGGCGCTGGAGCGCTGGGACCCCAAGTTCCTGGGCAAGGAGCTCTCCCCTACCCTCAAAAAGTATTTCAGCCTCTGGGACAACATCGAGAAAACTTACCATAAGCTGCAGGAGCGGCTGCTGGCCAATAAACAGGCCTATACGGGTATGGCCTTCCGGAAAGTGGCCAGGAGTATAGAAAGTATAGCCAAAGACAGCGCGTGCCGGCAGTATATCTTCATCGGCCTTAACAGCCTGACCCACTCCGAGGAAAAAATCATCCGTACCCTGCTCAAGCACGAGAAGGCAGAGGTGCTGTTTGATACCGACGATTTCTATATGGATGAGCAGGGCCTGAGCAACCGGGCTGGTAGCTTTCTGCGCAAGTATAAAAGCACCTGGAATTTACCGGAGTGGCGCTGGCAGCAGAACCTGCTGCTGACGGATGAAAAGGAAATCAACGTGATCGGTGTGGCCAATGCCAGCATGCAGGGCAAAC is a window of Pontibacter kalidii DNA encoding:
- a CDS encoding VOC family protein; its protein translation is MEQRLTLITLGVKNLQRSREFYQNVFGWQPNETDSESIVFFQLNGLQLALFPQESLADDAGVSSEGSGFKKFSLAYNVRSEQEVDELVAQLEQNGATVVKRPEKVFWGGYSSYISDPDDNLWEIAYNPFLLPDEPKGQRHTSIH